GTGACTGAACTTGTTTCAATCTGATAATTTTGTTTGAATCAAACAAGAACGCCTTGTTCCCTCTCACAGCATCTTCTGACATTGACCTGAAACATTCACCAATGTATGGCATCGCTTCAGCAAACTCAAACTTAGACAAAATTTCTTGTACTATGCAACAATTTCGTCCAAATAAAACTCTTGGGCAATCATTAGCAACATCTAGAAAGGAAAGTTGAGCCTGAAACAAACTGCACCATTCTGCACTTGACAGAAAAGATTCCGATGGTGACCAGCTGGTGTCGTAAATCAATTGCCACGCATGATGCAGCACCAAAAACTTTTGTGGCAATCCAACACCCTATGAACTTATATTATTGTCAACTCATTCTAAGAGAAGTGCATATGCATTCACAGCAGTTAAAGGAGATGATGCAGCAGTAAAACCAGCAACCGGAGGAAGCATAAAAGGCACATCGGTACCTTGCATATTGGTCTTGATGCATAACGAAAACTGATATTGATCTTGTGTCTGATCTCTAGGTAGATTTTCAACTGAGACGCAATCGTCTCCAAGCTCAACATAACTTTGAGCTCTCCATGTATTTTTACCCAACAATGCGGCCTTGCTTAGTCATCTTAGCAGGAAGGAAAACTGGCTTTCACAGCAGTAAGAGCATATATACCCTGTAAAGTAAAAAGATCTTCATGGCAACATACTTACGAAGACTCtccaaaacatcatttttctTCCAGAACAGTTCCAACACTGTCTGCATATACAGGGTGGAAAGACCATTCTAGAGGCAGCTGAGAAGTAAGTAGTCTTAGTTTCCGTTGAGAGGTTTTCCTTGTAGAACATTTCCGTACACTCGGGCATGCACTTCTCTGAATGTAAGGAAGAAGGCGATTTCAGGACTTTTGTTCTTGAGATTGAGTTCCTTTTCACAGCATCTATCTTATCAGTTTCCAGAGGTAATATATTACTTGTGGCTgacttcagaattcagacagCCATATCTTGGCTACATCCATTCAAGAACATTATCCAATACTCGACAGCCATATCCGTATATATGGCGATTTCTGGATTCCAGAAACACACTTTTGAAACTAATGCCTGCAAACTAATTGAACTGGAATAAAGTGAGCAACTAGGTCAGTCAAGTCTCAACATAAAAGTTTTCTCTAAAAAGAAAGTCTCAACATAAAAGCAGCACTTGAAAacttaaatctttataataacAGAAATGTAGAACTTATGGAAAAATATCATGATCAAGAGAAAACAACAAGATAGTAAAATCACGAGTTAAGCTGATAATCATATGATGCACCTTTCTCCTCAAAATAACCACTATCGCTATTACTCCTTTTAGAGTATTCCCAAACTTACAAACGGATTCGACATTCTCTTGAGTAAATCCTTTCTCATTGTTGAACACTAGGAGTGTCCCAAAAGCTCCGCTATGGGTAAAGTCCTTCGATGTGATTACAAACTCCAAAGTTGGTGAGGCTCCAGAAGGATATTCATTGATAGTAAGCAATCAGAGCATTAGAAATAAGAAATGTacaagagtaaaatgcaccacaAAAGTAATAAGTCAACAAGAAATGTAATTACTGAATTTGTCTAAAATGAGAATAAAAATAGAATGGAAGGTACTAAATAAAACCATCTATTACTTCTCCAATAAAATGTTCTAAAAGGAAGCAATTAAACTCAAAGTTTCTAACCTTAGCAGAACATAATTGTTTTACAAGTTAGCTTACATTGTTCAAATCACAAAATTGTTCTTAATGGGTGCTATATTCACCTTTATTTGTTAAATTCAAACAAAAGAATTATGGCAAATGTGATTGACAAGAGAATCAGGACACAAGAACCACTGAAATTTATCACACACACAAACAGAGAGTTACTGTTCAGTAGATATGGAGGATGCAGTTTTACCAGTTCTATGGTCACAAACATTTCGGTTAGAAAACATTGGCATTCAGCACGAGTAAAGATTCAATTCAGGTATGCATACATGAGTTCACATGCTAGATACACTTGAGGATTAGTATTGTCACTTCAGAAGTAATACCAGTAGAACTGGACTTGAAGTTATTAATCTGAAgattatatttatctttaaaccCAACAAGATCAACCAATTCGAGCTCTAGTTCATAAGAAAGGATGGCCTTGACAAAGAACTTGAAATTAAGGAATGGCTACTTACCGATACATGATGCCACTCACCAGTCTGAACAATACATGATACGATCAGCAAGAGACCTGTACCGAAGAACTGTCTTCATCAATTGCTCATCTTTCACACAGTTGATAAGTTGACTTCGAGAAAGAACATTTTCTCACATACCTAATCAGCTTCTCTAGTGAGCATATTATatcaagagaaaaaagaaatccatATGAGACAGTTTAATTCCACCAAGAAAGTGTGTTCCCATCTCGATAAAGTTTACACCGTTAATTAGACAATACGTACTAAAAAAAACTGATGGGTTATGGTCAAGAAGGAAAGAAAGCCTCACTTTTGGAAGCAGCAGTATAACAGCTTGGTACTAATAGCAACATATCATATCAGAACTTCAGAAGACGCCAAAGAAGTCGCATTTAGGTCCTCCAGATGCAAAGCATCATGATCTTACTTGTGATCTACAACCTACAAATGGAATTCACACGAGTCAGGATCAATTGCACTTACAACACAAGAACAATCCAAGTGCCAACGAAATGATGAGATATTGCAATGTCTTTGCCAGTTTCCTGTCTTCTGCACTCTACACATTTTTCTCTATCTCAACCATGGAGTGCttacttgcaaaaaaaaaaaggaaaataaaatagagtGCTTGGGTCAAAATCATGTCCCCCGTATGTTGTCTGTGAAATCCCTATTATTGTAATGCTCTGTTGGACTGGTTTATCAATCTCCATAATATGACCATACGAATTGCTATCTTTCAGTTTCTTATGATTGCTATTCCTAGAACTTGGTCCAGCTTGATCATCCTGATCCTCAAACTCCTAAACACTTGACTTTCTTAGAAATAGAAGACTTACTAACCTTCCCTTAGTCCTCAACTCCCCATATTTTTCCAAGGTTGTTGCAACTGCAATCTGCTCCGGCTATATTGCATTTTTCACTTTCTTCGCACCGTGAGAGGCTTGTGTCTTGAATCCCTCCCACCCGACTAAATTGCAGGACCAGTAAGGTGTGGATCTGAAGATTGAGCTTTGTTCATGGACACGAGGGGGAACTGGCTGATAGCAACTGCAGATAATAAGATGCTAGCAAAGCTAGAACAGTTGGCCTAGTGACTGGTGATTTTGGTACCATCTTCTTGAAAATATGAGCTATAGCCTTTGATGCCTCTTCAAATCTTGTGATCAATCTAGTCTTGTTCAGCACATCTTTGTATAAACTGACCCCTCTACCATAAAATCAAAAATCTACTACCGGGATCCTGCCAAAGACCCTTAGAAGACATACCCATTCAGGATCCATTAAGAAAGATCCATTTGGTGCAGAGTCTCATCTTGGCCTTCAGCCCTCTAACTAACCACATGACTTAATAGGCAAGATGCACTTGAGGATTAAATATGTAGAGAGAATAGGAGGGAACACCACACTCCCCAATGAGGGGGGGTGACCATATATTATAGCCTTTCCAATATACAAGATCCTCAATTAGAGGAGTATACAAGGAAGCTAACGATACAAAAGAATCCTATACATATATGGCTATACATTCCTAATACCCTCTCACGAACGCAAAGACTGGACCTGAAATCAGTGAACAACTGCACAGGCAGTCCCTTGGTAATGATATTGGCGAACTGATGGGACGACGGTACATGGAGCACATGGACCTGTCCGAGAGCCACCTTCTCCCGAACAAAGTGAATGTTGATCTCGTTGTGCTTCGTACGACGGTGATGCACCGGATTGGCCGTCATATAGACAGAGCTGACGTTGTCGCAGTAAACAACGATCGCAGAGACGATGGGGGCATGAAGCTCCTGGAGAAGTTGTCGCAGCCAGCAGCATTCGGTGATGGCGTGAGCAACAGCGCAGTACTCGGCCTCCGCACTAGAATAGGAGACAGTCGTCTGACGCTTGGAAGACCAAGAAATCAGATTGTCGCCGAGGAAGACGTAGTAGCCGGAGGTGGAGCGCCAGGAGTCGGGACAGCCAGCCCAATCGGCATCAGAGTAAGCCGTTAGAGACTTGACAAAACCGGTGCCGATGTGGAGTCCGGCGGGGAGAGAGCCTTTGACGTAGCGCAGAATGCGCTTGACCAAGGCGAGGTGGGGCTCCCGTGGATCATGCATGAACAGGCAGACTTGCTGAACAGCGTAGGCTAGCTCCGGGCGAGTGAGAGTGAGGTACTATAGAGCGCCTGTGAGGCTCCTATACTCGGTCGGATCCTTGACGGGAGCGCCGTCAGAGGCAGAGAGCTTGGCCCAAGCATCAACCGGGGTGGCGGTAGGATGGAATTCAAACATGCATGCTTGCTGAAGAAGATCGACGGTGTATTGTCGCTGGGACAGGAAGAGGCCATCGGATGAGTGATTGACGGAGATGCCGAGAAAGAAGTGCAAGTCGACGAGGTCGGTCATGGCAAACTCGGAGTGCAGCCAAGTGGTGATGAGGCGAAGTAGATCCGTAGAGGAAGCCATGAGgatgatgtcgtcgacgtagtGCAGGAGGTAGGCGATATGGTCTTGATCCTTGTAGACAAAGAGAGACGTGTCGGACATCGAGGCGACGAATCTGAGCTGACGGATGTAGGTGGCGAACCGCTGGTACCATGCGCAAGGAGCCTGCTTCAAGCCGTAGAGCGAACGCTGGAGTAGACAGACAACGTCGGGCGTGGCCAGGTTGACGAAGCTGGATGGCTGCTGGCAGTACATCGTCTCGTCCAACGTGCCATGAAGGAAGGCGTTCTTGACATCGAGCTGGTGGATAGGCCATAAACGTGAGGTCGCGATGCTGAGGACGACTTGGATCGTGGACGGCTTGACGACGGGGCTGAAGGTCTCGTCGTAGTCGATGCCGTGTTGTTGGGAGTTGCCGCGGACCACCCAACGAGCCTTGTGCTGAGCGAGGGAGCCGTCAGAGTGAAATTTCTACTTGAAGATCCACTTGCCCGTGACGACGTTAGCACCCGGGGGGCAGGGCACCAGGCACCAAGTGCCATTGTCAGTCAAGGCCTTGTACTCGTCCGCCATGGCAGCATGCCAGTTGGAGTCAGCGAGCGTGCTGCAGTAGTTGGTCGGAACTAGGGAGATGGCGGAGTGCGAAGCCGTCAGGATGAGGCGGTTGACGGGCCTGAGGGAGCCGGTCTAGGAGTACGTGACCATGCGGCTTGGCGGGAGCGGCGCAACTGGAGGAGGTGCTGGCGCGACGTCGGGGCGCGGTGATGGCGTGGCCTGTCGTCGCTGGTAGACGTGCGGGAAGGGCTCGACCAGCTTTGCCATAGTCGGTAGAAGAGGTCCAGCGGCCGGCCGTGTCATGAACGTGGGGCCCCCAGCGGCTGACCGAGCCGACCCAACAGCAAGCTGGGCTGCACGTGACGGAGAGGCACCAGGAGATGTAGCCGCCTAGATTGCCACCTGGTAGGGAATAAGCGGCTGCTCGACCTCATCCGAGGGAGCGGCCACCAAAGACGACCGCACCGGGTCATCTGTGGCGCGGGGCAGGGAGAGCCGCGGTTGCTCGACACCCGTGACGGATAGAGCGACCATGGTGGGAGTAGTCACTTCCTGTAGCAGAAAATCAAACGAAGAGACATCGACTGGATGACGAGCAAACAGAAAATGAGTCTCATCAATGACGACATGGTGAGAAATGATGATGCGGCGAGTGGAGAGGTCGAAGCAGCGGTAGCCTTTGTGCGAGGTGGGATAGCCTAAGAAGACGCAAGCGGCGGAGCAAGGGGCGAGCTTGTGAGTGGCGGTAGCACTAAGGTTGGGATAGCAAAGACATCCAAACACACATAATAGGGAGTAGTCGGGGATTTTGTTGTGGAGTAGCTGGAATGGGATGGAGTTCTGCACTGATGAGGAAGGGTGTCAGTTGAGGAGATATGTGGTAGTGGCTAAACCTTCGGCCCAATAAGTAGGAGGCATGGAGACCTGAAGGAGAAGAGTGCGGATAGAATTTTTGATGATGCGAAGCACACGCTCGGCTTTGCCATTTTGCGGGGACGTGTATGGGCAGGAGAGGCAGAGCAGGCAGCCGCGGCTAGCAAGAAAGGATGTGGTGCTACGGTTGACGAACTCAGTGCCATTGTCGGCCTGTATGAATTTCAGATGACGACCAAACTGTGTGTGCATATGCAACAAAGTCCACAATGTGTTGATGAACATCAGACTTATGACGAAGAGGATATGTCCAACAAAAATGACTGAAGTCATCTAGAATAACCAAGTAAAATTTGTAGCCAGAGGTACTCAAAACAGAAGAAATCCATACATCGCAGTGAACTAATTCAAAAGGAGAAAAAGTACTGGAACTTGATCGAGTAAAAGGGAGACGTGTATGTTTGCCTAATTGACATGCATGACAAAGGGAACTATCTGGCTTTGACGAGGGTATGGCAGAGATGCGCTGTAGGGCGAGGACGGCTGCAGATCAGGGGTGACCGAGGCGGCCATGCAaaatggtggtggaggtggcctGGAAGCAGTGAGTGACGATGGGTGGTGCGGCTGCCGGGAGGGTGTAGAGATCGCCACGACTATTGCAACAAAGAATCATGCGTCGGGTCCGGAGGTCCTTTACAGAAAAACCAAACTCATCAAATTCAATAGAACAATGGTTGTCACGAGTGAATTAGCGATCCGAAAGAAGATTGCGAACCAAGGAAGGAGCAACAAGGACATGTTTGAGATCAAATTTTGTGGTGCCTATAGGTAGAAAGGAAGAACCACGACATGTACCCGGAATAGTGTGACCATTGCTGACAATAATATAGGTGTGAGAGTTGGGCAAGCGAGTAACGAGTATACCATGGATGACATGTGCGAGGTCGCGCCGGTGTCGAGGACCCAAGAATTAGGGCTGTGAACCGTCATCTGGTTGAGGGCAGCCACCAGTCAAGCCTGATCCCAGGCCGGTTGTCCAGCAGTGGTGGCTGGCGACAAGTACGGGCCGGCGAAGGCGGTGTGCGCTTGAGGGTATGGCCCAAAGATACCGGGGGTGTGCCACTACTACTGCTGGCCGGCCCATGGGGAGACAGAGAACCATGGTCCAGACGGAGGGCGTGAAACGGCAAAGGAGAAGGTGCCACTGCCGCTTTGACGATtcccgccgttgccgccgctgtTGCTACTGCCATTGCGGTTGTAGTTGCGGCCGccattcttcttcttgttcccACCATGGCCGCCCGTCTTATGATTGCCGCCACCACCAGTGGAGGAGCAGGACCCTGAAGGGCAACAGGTAGCAGTGCTTGCCACGACGAGGGCGGTCTCCGTCTGGACTAATTTGGCATCGTTGGCCAGACGAAGTTCCTTGAGAGCAAGGGTGTTCTGCGTAGAGGCGAAGGACGGGAGCACAGGAGCACTCGCAATGTTTTCCACCGTGCTGGTGAAGTGGGAGTTGACGCCGCGCGGGAGGTTAAGAACCAGCTGCGACTCCGTGACAGGGTGGACGACGTCGCGAAGGGCATCGACAGCCGTCTTCATGCGCTGGCAGTAGGCAATGATGGAGAGATCGCCTTGGATAATGGAGTGGAACTCATGGTGAAGGAAGATTGCATGTGGTTCCTTGTTCACTTGAAAGAGGTCGGCGATGGCGAGCCAGAGGGCACGAGCCGTCTGATCCAGCTCCATGGCGAGGTCGAGGGTGTCGTCGGCGACCGAGCCAAACAGCCAGCTGCGGATGCAGAAATCGGCTTGCTCCCATGAGGTGTCAGGATTTGCAGAAGGTGCGGAGTCGAGGTGGTCGAGGAGACCGAACTTGCTGCACATCGAGCGGAATAAGGTCTTCCACTTGTTGAAGTTGGGGTTGCGAAGCTCAAGGGAGATCGGGACATGAGTCTTGACGGAGATGGTCATGTACGGGTTGACGAAGATAGTCGCGACGGCGTTGGTGGAGGCCGGCGCTGTAGAGGTGCCGGTCGCGGTGGAGGTGGCAGAGGACGTTGACATGGCGATGAGGAGGACGGCGACCAGCAGACGACGGCACCGGTGTAGCACACAAAGGAAAGTTCAGAGATgcggaaggaaggaggagaactTGGAATTGATACCATGTAGAGAGAATAGGAGGGAACACCACACTCCCCAATGAGGGGGGTGACTATATATTAtagagatatttaaccatttaccacatttagatgtggcaaataactttttgccactgaacccacatgtcatagacacatgtggacccacatgtcattgagataggggtggcaaatagttatttgccaaatctaaaagtggcaaatagttaaaagcccctaTATTATAGCCTTTCCAATATACAAGATCCTCAATTAGAGGAGTATACAATGAAGCTAAGGATACAAAAGAATCCTATACATATATGGCTATACATTCCTAATAAAATATAGTAGCTTCAGAAGTAATAGCAGTACAACTACACTTGAAGTTATTGGTTGTCTACAGATCCAGCTAAAAGATACCAAGTAACTCCAGCTAGGGGCCATTAATCTAACTCGTTTCCTACCCTTGGCAGGAACACGAATGGCGTTCTTTCACTCAACCACACTAGCATAGTTGTCAACTAGCAGCATAACATGCTATGTATTTGCTCTCTGTGATGCTTAGTATGGGATAAGTGATACAGAAATTGAGCAAGAGCAACAGCAGGCCTccaatcaaaacccaagaaattaACAACTGTATACTGATACAACCTCCACCTTTACATGGTAATTGATAAAACTGATGCACTGTATTTATTATCCACAAAGAAAGATTCATTTGAAGAACAGAATCTCATGCTGGTCTTCAGTCCTCTCAGATTCTTTTCAAAATTATCATAAAGTTCACGTACCAGGTACAGTTGAACATATGTATTGTAGCTTCAGAAGTACTAACAGTACAGTACAGTGGACTTGACATTATCAACGGTAATATTGTGATTGTCTTTAAACCCAATAAGAACACCAATCAATTCTTTGGTTTATCAAAAATGATGGTGTTGTAGCATGGGATAAACACCGTCCCCCCATGCTCGGCCGAAAACATATGCTAAGGAGGAGAATGAGTTCGAGTCAAATTATTTGCTCAAATGAAGTTTCCATGCAAAGTGATTTTCAGTCCAGAAATTCGTGCTCACCAAAAAAGGCCTGTTCCAAAGGGAAATGTATTTGAGTGAGATTGCTTGCTCGAACTAACATCACTAATGAAGTTGTGTTTTGAGCAGGTCAAAGAGACAAGGAGCCAGAAAGGTGGGAAAATGTGTTCGAGTCCTAACATGGATGTTGTCTTGAGCATGTGAAGTTGAGGAAAAGTACCATCGAGGATCGAGCAAAGGGTATATTTTGGGAAAATATCAAGGGGACCACCTCAACTACTCTCACCAACTAGCACCAGATGTCACCTAGGGACCACTAAAATGTACCGATATGCCCCTATAGGTCATGAACTTTATAGGGGTAATATAGTAAATTCGTGTAAACCTGTAATAGCCAACTTGTAAATCTTGGATATACGGTTGAGCACTATTTAAGCTAACCAAGACCCTATAGCATGGGGCGAGATCAATAGGGAAAAGGCACATTTATTCACTTTGGCATTTGTCTTTTGAGCTCACTCTCAGGATAGACGGGTGTCGGTGAAATGGGCCCGAGGGTACGCACAGTAGAGGGAAGCCGCCTTCCCGTATGGCCACGTGGCTGAGCGGCCTGGATTTCCCCCGCCCCCTCCAGGGAGGCGGTCAGGTAGCGCTAACGCGGCCaaggggcctcggggtgccacatCACGACCCTCGGGCCCTCAGCGTGCGccaccccgaggccctcgcccggCCACCATGTGGCGGGGAGAGCGGGAGGTGCAGGGTGCCCCAATCGtcccacgccgcatttaatgcggtgtggGTGGGCGTGTGGCGCCGCTCGATTGACCCCTGTCAATCGAGCACGACCGGCCTGTGATCGGTCCTTGGCGACTGGACGGGCGACAGTGCCCCCACGTCCCGCCCTGTGTcaggcggagtgggggcaggtatgccccgtcccGTCAGCACGCTGCCGAGTACGCCGTCTACGCATGGTGAGTCCACTGTCTTCACGCATTTATGAGGAAATGACAgggatgtcccccgtgtcaggcggagGGCGGCGCAGGGCCCCGCCTGAAGCCAGGCAACCATGTTGCTTCCGATTGAAGCAAAGGATAGCGGTATGATTAGGGCCA
The nucleotide sequence above comes from Oryza glaberrima chromosome 11, OglaRS2, whole genome shotgun sequence. Encoded proteins:
- the LOC127755731 gene encoding uncharacterized protein LOC127755731 is translated as MSTSSATSTATGTSTAPASTNAVATIFVNPYMTISVKTHVPISLELRNPNFNKWKTLFRSMCSKFGLLDHLDSAPSANPDTSWEQADFCIRSWLFGSVADDTLDLAMELDQTARALWLAIADLFQVNKEPHAIFLHHEFHSIIQGDLSIIAYCQRMKTAVDALRDVVHPVTESQLVLNLPRGVNSHFTSTVENIASAPVLPSFASTQNTLALKELRLANDAKLVQTETALVVASTATCCPSGSCSSTGGGGNHKTGGHGGNKKKNGGRNYNRNGSSNSGGNGGNRQSGSGTFSFAVSRPPSGPWFSVSPWAGQQ